GCTCCTCGGGTTCTTCGACTTCGTCTTCCGGCGCCGGGTCCTTGTCTTCCGGCTCATGCACGTCCTGTATGAGCCTCCCTTTGCGGGCGGCCGGCCGGGGCTTCGTCCGCTTCACAATTGACGCAGGAGCGGCCTTGGTCTCCCGTTGCTCTTTCTTCTTGCTCTTATTCGAAAGGCCCCGCTTGGCGAGAGTGACGCGGACGAACGCGAGGAGGGCGAGGAACACTAGTATACCGGCAATGACAGCGAACTGTTGTGGCCCGAAGTCCATATTCTCTCAGACCGCCTGGCTGCGCGCGCGGCGCAAGGTTTAGAATCTGTCGCAAAGTTTCTCATGCGGGCATGTTCTTATTCAAGGTATGTCCAATGCCCCGCCAGTTGATTGACGGCGGAGTGGCACAGACTTACACTCGCAATAGGCCTATGTTCGCGTCAGCTCTGGAGGGGCGTCTCTATGCGGTACCGCAAGGTCTCTTACAGCTACAAAGTAGTGGTCCAGGACGCAGGGTCATACCCCATGCTCAGGCGCATGCACGCCTCCGGGTACACCCTCTCTCAGACCTGCTGGGTACCGGCAGCGGACGTGTACGAGACGGAGAGCTCCATTATCGTGACGGTGGAGCTCGCGGGCGTGAGCGAAGAGGACGCTGAGGTCACTCTCTACAACAATGCGCTCGTGGTCGAAGGCAACCGGACCCTGCCTCCGATGCCGGAGCAGGGGGCTTACCGGTCCGCCGGCATTCGCCAGGGGCAGTTCCGCGTGGAAATAGAGCTCTCGTCGCCGGTAGACCCGGACAGGGTTAATGCTGCGTACCAGAGCGGACTCCTGCAGATCACCTTGCCAAGGGCAAGAAGAGGCTAATTCATGACATCAGAGCAGCAGTCGGTCCCCCTTGGCCCGCCGCCAATCCCAGACGTTCTCCCGGTGTTGCCCGTGCGCAACACCGTTGTTTTCCCAATGGCTGTCGTGCCGCTGATGGTTGGACAGCCGCGATCGATCCGGCTGATCGACGACGTAATGCGCAGCAAGGACCGCATGATGGCCCTGGTGGCGCACGAGAAGGAGGCGCCCGCCCAGCCTTCGGTAGAGGAGCTGCCGAGCATCGGTACTGCCGTCGTCATCCTGCAGCTCGCAAGAGGCTCGGACGGCACTGTGGGGCTGATGATCCAGGGCGTGGAGCGCATCCGGGTCAACGAGTACGTGTCCAGCGAGCCGTACCCGAGTGCCCGAATTGAGCGCGCTCCCGCAATAGAGTCTTCCGGCGTGCAGGCTGAGGGGCTGGCGCGCGCGGTGGCAGACCTGTTCAAGGAGCTCGTGCGGCTCAGCGACGAGATGCCGGATGAGATGGTCCCCGTCATCGACGGTATGTCCGACGCCCACCAGATTGCCAACTTCGTCGCAGGGGCCACGCCCATCCAAACCTCTGTCCGCCAGGCAATCCTCGAAATGAACACCGTTGACGAGAAGCTTGAGAAGCTCGTCGACATTCTCCAGCACGAGCTCGCAGTCCGGCGGGTCAAGCAGAAGATCGCGACGGAATCGCAAAAGGAAATGAGCAAAGCCCAGCGAGAGTACGTGCTCCGCGAGCAGCTCAAGGCGATCCGCAAGGAGCTGGGCGAGGACGAGGGCGGCGAGCCGCAGATTGCGCAGCTTCGCAAGAAGATCGCAGAGGTGAAGATGCCACCCGAGGCGCGTCGCGAGGCCGAGCGCGAGCTATCACGGCTCTCGTCCATTCCTTCGGCATCCCCTGAGCACGGCATCATACAGACGTACCTGGACTGGATGGCCAACCTTCCATGGGGTAAGAAGACCGGCGGGGACATCGACATCAAGTTCGCCCGGCGCGTTCTGGATGAAGACCACTACGACCTTGAGAAGATCAAGGACAGGATTCTCGAGTACCTTGCGGTCAAAAAGCTGCGGCAGGACCGGCTGGCAGCCCAGGCGCCGCCTGCGGAAGGGCCGCAAACGGAAGCGCCGCACACGCTGACGCCCTCGGACGAGGTCGCACGCGAGCCGATCCTGTGCTTCGTCGGCCCCCAGGGCGTCGGCAAGACGAGCCTGGGACAGTCCATTGCCCGTGCGCTGGGCCGCAAGTTCATCCGTGTGTCGCTCGGCGGCGTGCACGACGAGGCGGAGATTCGCGGCCATCGCCGTACCTACATCGGCGCGCTGCCCGGCCGCGTCATCCAGAACCTCCGGCGCGCCGAGGCTATGGACCCGGTCTTCATGCTGGACGAGATAGACAAGGTCTCCGCGGACTGGCGCGGCGACCCGTCGTCGGCGCTGCTTGAA
The DNA window shown above is from SAR202 cluster bacterium and carries:
- a CDS encoding Hsp20/alpha crystallin family protein, producing MRYRKVSYSYKVVVQDAGSYPMLRRMHASGYTLSQTCWVPAADVYETESSIIVTVELAGVSEEDAEVTLYNNALVVEGNRTLPPMPEQGAYRSAGIRQGQFRVEIELSSPVDPDRVNAAYQSGLLQITLPRARRG
- the lon gene encoding endopeptidase La, which produces MTSEQQSVPLGPPPIPDVLPVLPVRNTVVFPMAVVPLMVGQPRSIRLIDDVMRSKDRMMALVAHEKEAPAQPSVEELPSIGTAVVILQLARGSDGTVGLMIQGVERIRVNEYVSSEPYPSARIERAPAIESSGVQAEGLARAVADLFKELVRLSDEMPDEMVPVIDGMSDAHQIANFVAGATPIQTSVRQAILEMNTVDEKLEKLVDILQHELAVRRVKQKIATESQKEMSKAQREYVLREQLKAIRKELGEDEGGEPQIAQLRKKIAEVKMPPEARREAERELSRLSSIPSASPEHGIIQTYLDWMANLPWGKKTGGDIDIKFARRVLDEDHYDLEKIKDRILEYLAVKKLRQDRLAAQAPPAEGPQTEAPHTLTPSDEVAREPILCFVGPQGVGKTSLGQSIARALGRKFIRVSLGGVHDEAEIRGHRRTYIGALPGRVIQNLRRAEAMDPVFMLDEIDKVSADWRGDPSSALLEVLDPAQNHSFMDNYLGVSFDLSQVLFIATANTLDTIAAPLRDRMEVLQLSGYTDEEKTSIAEKYLVPKQMKAHALGEDEIMFRREAIRSIIRGYTREAGVRNLDREVANICRKVARDIAEGGQAKTTIDTAAVVKYLGRPRFEDEVSERTERPGVATGMAWTPVGGDILFVEAALMPAHEEKLIITGMLGDVMRESAQAALSYVRSSAAAIGVRPEVFENKAVHVHVPAGAIPKDGPSAGVTIATAVASLVTGRCVRSDVAMTGEITLRGKVLPVGGIKEKVLAAHRAGLKTIILPKRNERDIDDIPPELRDTLKVVLADTVSEVLDNALEAAKTRTRKSAETKVEAAG